In one window of Kosmotoga pacifica DNA:
- a CDS encoding ATP-dependent Clp protease ATP-binding subunit: MLNYEEYTEKAKKILMDVQDILTRYRQNQLGSEHILLSILEDGDNLAVEVLKNLKVDLGALRRDVEDVIGRYGSSSGGTGTQIYLTPDARHILETAKNEAKRMQDSKIGTEHLLLAMVKETSSVASRILVKYGLDIDRVYNALLKERKDADASENENISALKRFTIDLTELAKQGKLMPVIGREEEIKRVIQILGRKTKNNPVLVGEPGVGKTAIVEGLAQRIIDGETPEYLKDKRVLVLDMGRVVAGTKFRGEFEERMKSIIDSVRRLSGEVILFIDEIHTVVGAGSAEGSMDAANLMKPALARGELQCIGATTIDEYRKYIEKDRALERRFQPVYVDEPTPEEALEILKGIKENYEKHHNVKIEDDALETAVDLSIKYISDRYLPDKAIDLIDEAASFVRLQAGYVPKEIRKLEKKLTQLDEKISELVQKGEYRQAAELKSEYERLKGEYEQKKREWHENISGNAKSVTKDIIASIIEQWTGIPAGRLLETEREKLKNLKELIHKRFIDQKEAVDVVVSTIKRARAGLKAKNRPWGSFLFMGPTGVGKTELAKTLAYILFGSEDAMIRLDMSEYMEKHTVSRLIGAPPGYVGYEEGGQLTEAVRRKPYSVILLDEIEKAHPDVHNLLLQIMDDGRLTDGKGKTVNFSNTILIMTSNIASEELVSKEIDEEVLSKVELKLKKAFKPEFINRLDSIVFFKPLGREVMKEIVGLRMKEVFERLQEQNITAEITQNAVDYLAEKGYDRMFGARPVRRVIEKEVEAPIADMIIEGTLTEGEKITIDADEFGIKIFKK; encoded by the coding sequence ATGCTTAATTACGAAGAATACACGGAGAAAGCGAAAAAAATATTGATGGACGTTCAAGATATACTGACCAGATACAGACAAAACCAACTCGGCAGCGAACATATTTTGCTATCGATCCTGGAAGATGGAGATAATCTCGCCGTTGAAGTCCTCAAAAATCTCAAGGTGGATCTCGGAGCCCTTAGGCGCGATGTGGAGGACGTAATAGGCAGATACGGTTCAAGTTCGGGAGGTACTGGCACACAAATATATCTGACACCTGATGCCAGACACATTTTAGAAACTGCTAAAAACGAAGCAAAAAGGATGCAGGATTCAAAAATAGGTACAGAACACCTATTACTCGCTATGGTGAAGGAGACTTCCTCTGTGGCGTCGAGGATATTGGTAAAATACGGTCTTGACATCGACCGGGTTTACAACGCCTTGCTCAAAGAAAGAAAAGACGCGGATGCTTCTGAAAATGAGAACATAAGCGCTCTTAAAAGATTCACAATAGATTTAACAGAACTTGCAAAGCAAGGGAAACTCATGCCTGTCATTGGCAGAGAAGAAGAGATCAAAAGAGTGATCCAGATACTCGGTCGCAAGACGAAGAACAATCCCGTTCTCGTAGGTGAGCCTGGTGTTGGAAAAACGGCCATAGTGGAAGGTCTGGCGCAACGCATAATAGATGGAGAAACCCCTGAGTACCTCAAAGACAAACGTGTTCTTGTCCTTGACATGGGTAGAGTAGTTGCCGGGACGAAATTTCGTGGAGAATTCGAGGAACGGATGAAGAGCATCATCGATTCGGTACGAAGACTTTCTGGAGAAGTGATCCTCTTCATCGACGAGATACACACCGTCGTGGGTGCCGGAAGTGCAGAAGGGTCGATGGACGCCGCTAATCTTATGAAACCCGCTCTGGCACGTGGAGAACTCCAGTGCATTGGTGCAACAACCATTGATGAATACCGTAAATACATCGAGAAAGATAGGGCACTTGAGAGAAGATTTCAGCCCGTTTATGTAGACGAACCCACGCCAGAAGAAGCGCTGGAAATATTGAAGGGTATCAAAGAAAACTATGAAAAACATCACAATGTCAAAATAGAAGACGATGCTCTTGAAACCGCTGTTGATCTTAGTATCAAGTACATAAGTGACCGTTACTTGCCAGATAAGGCTATCGACTTGATCGACGAAGCCGCGTCTTTTGTCAGGCTTCAAGCAGGATATGTGCCAAAGGAAATAAGAAAACTCGAGAAAAAGCTAACACAGCTCGATGAAAAGATCTCCGAGCTTGTTCAAAAAGGTGAATACCGTCAAGCAGCGGAACTGAAATCGGAATATGAACGACTCAAAGGAGAGTACGAGCAGAAAAAGAGAGAATGGCATGAGAATATTTCAGGTAATGCCAAAAGTGTAACGAAAGATATAATAGCTTCCATCATCGAGCAATGGACAGGTATCCCTGCAGGGAGATTACTGGAAACAGAAAGAGAAAAGCTGAAAAATCTCAAAGAGCTCATACACAAAAGGTTTATTGATCAGAAAGAAGCTGTCGACGTAGTTGTTAGCACAATAAAGAGGGCAAGAGCCGGCCTCAAAGCTAAAAATAGGCCGTGGGGGTCCTTCCTTTTCATGGGACCGACCGGTGTCGGAAAAACCGAACTTGCAAAGACTCTGGCGTACATACTCTTTGGAAGCGAAGACGCCATGATAAGGCTCGATATGTCTGAATACATGGAAAAGCACACCGTATCAAGACTAATAGGTGCTCCTCCGGGATATGTGGGATACGAAGAAGGCGGTCAGTTAACAGAGGCTGTCCGCAGGAAGCCATATTCGGTGATCCTGCTTGATGAAATTGAAAAAGCCCATCCGGATGTACACAACTTGTTACTGCAAATCATGGACGATGGTAGATTGACAGACGGTAAAGGTAAGACTGTTAATTTCTCAAACACCATTCTGATAATGACCAGTAACATCGCTTCAGAAGAGCTCGTATCAAAAGAAATCGATGAAGAAGTACTTAGTAAAGTGGAATTAAAGCTCAAGAAGGCTTTCAAACCAGAATTCATAAACAGACTCGATTCCATAGTGTTCTTTAAACCTCTTGGTAGAGAAGTAATGAAGGAAATTGTTGGACTCAGAATGAAAGAGGTCTTTGAAAGATTACAAGAGCAAAATATTACTGCCGAGATCACACAAAACGCCGTGGACTACCTCGCTGAAAAAGGATATGACAGAATGTTCGGCGCCAGACCTGTGAGACGTGTTATCGAAAAAGAGGTTGAGGCTCCCATTGCTGATATGATAATCGAAGGCACACTTACTGAGGGTGAAAAGATAACCATTGACGCAGACGAATTTGGAATAAAAATATTTAAGAAATAA
- a CDS encoding SLC13 family permease, whose protein sequence is MTFEMILAFVVFLIAYAFLATEKIHRTLVALIGAVIMVFLGIFADPSKIYSEYIDFNTIFLLIGMMTFVNVIKKSGLFEFLGLEALKFSNGNMLKLYLYFSIIVALTSAVLDNVTTILVMLPITLAVADTTGVDPVPFVLGEIFASNIGGAATLIGDPPNIMIGSAAKLHFSDFVVNLGPVLFFIFVAVNIFLVLVFRRTLTKKVESNLLAQSGSPITNKKHFYISIILLLVTIIMFIFQERLGFESSIIALFIASVSLLLMRPKEVEKTLEEVEWSTILFFVGLFIMVGALEETGFLEYLAGHILVLSRGSYQLAKALVVNISGLASAFIDNIPYTATMIPVIESMQKLNPDVFNNLEPMWWSLSLGACLGGNGTAIGASANVVGLAVLKRYYGKEISFFEFFKYGIIVLIISLIFSTLYLLLFL, encoded by the coding sequence TTGACTTTTGAAATGATATTGGCCTTTGTAGTTTTCCTTATAGCTTATGCTTTTCTCGCTACTGAAAAAATTCACCGGACTCTTGTTGCACTCATTGGCGCTGTGATAATGGTATTTCTCGGAATCTTTGCTGATCCTTCTAAGATCTACAGCGAATACATAGATTTCAATACCATCTTCTTACTGATAGGCATGATGACTTTTGTGAATGTTATCAAGAAGAGCGGTCTTTTCGAATTCCTCGGCCTTGAAGCCCTCAAGTTCTCAAATGGGAACATGCTGAAGCTTTACCTCTATTTTTCGATCATAGTCGCGTTGACTTCGGCTGTGCTGGACAACGTCACAACGATTCTTGTGATGCTTCCCATAACTCTTGCAGTAGCTGATACAACGGGTGTTGACCCCGTGCCATTTGTCCTCGGAGAGATCTTCGCTTCCAACATTGGCGGTGCTGCTACCCTGATTGGTGATCCCCCGAATATCATGATCGGCTCAGCAGCAAAATTACATTTCAGCGATTTTGTTGTGAATCTTGGACCCGTACTCTTCTTCATTTTCGTAGCAGTGAACATCTTTTTGGTTCTTGTGTTCAGAAGGACTCTAACGAAAAAAGTGGAGAGTAACTTGTTGGCTCAGTCCGGAAGCCCGATTACAAATAAGAAACATTTCTACATCTCAATAATATTACTTCTCGTTACTATAATAATGTTCATATTTCAGGAGAGGCTTGGCTTTGAAAGTTCGATCATCGCCCTATTTATCGCATCGGTATCGCTCCTCTTGATGCGCCCAAAAGAAGTCGAGAAGACACTGGAAGAGGTTGAATGGTCAACAATTCTCTTTTTCGTTGGGCTGTTTATCATGGTTGGAGCTCTTGAAGAAACTGGATTTCTCGAATATCTGGCGGGGCATATACTTGTCCTCTCTCGAGGATCGTATCAGCTTGCCAAGGCCCTTGTCGTGAACATATCCGGACTCGCTTCTGCTTTTATAGACAACATACCTTACACTGCAACGATGATCCCTGTTATAGAGTCGATGCAAAAACTGAACCCTGACGTGTTCAACAATCTCGAACCTATGTGGTGGTCCTTGTCATTGGGAGCTTGTCTTGGAGGAAATGGAACTGCCATAGGAGCTTCCGCGAATGTCGTAGGCCTGGCAGTTCTAAAGAGGTACTACGGAAAAGAAATCAGTTTCTTCGAATTTTTTAAATACGGGATAATAGTTCTGATTATAAGTCTTATATTTTCCACTCTATATCTGCTGCTCTTTTTGTAA
- a CDS encoding 2-hydroxyacid dehydrogenase, which yields MEKIFVTFPPSGIVKVLLKEFNTSYNEEERVLSKEEIIERARDATALMTTLVDKIDRDIIFSLPNLKVISNCAAGYDNIDIEAAKERKVAVTNTPGIVTKATADIAMALILAVSRRIIEADRFLRAGKFEGWRFNLFQGIDLNRKVLGIVGMGKIGKEVAQRAIGFGMRIIYYSRHRLPESEERILSATYYPLDELLKIADVVSLHVPLTPETRHLINKERLQLLKPGAILINTARGPVVDEQALIEALKEKRIFGAGLDVYENEPYVPPELMELDNVVLLPHIGSATVETRQTMLIEAIQNMLKVLEGEKPDSYVYLPQLDEN from the coding sequence ATGGAAAAGATCTTTGTTACTTTCCCACCGTCGGGAATAGTAAAAGTTCTGTTGAAAGAATTTAACACGTCTTACAATGAAGAGGAAAGAGTCCTTTCAAAAGAAGAAATAATTGAACGTGCCAGAGATGCAACAGCATTGATGACCACTCTCGTTGACAAAATCGACAGAGACATCATCTTTTCCCTTCCCAACCTGAAAGTAATTTCCAACTGTGCTGCAGGTTATGACAACATCGACATAGAAGCCGCAAAAGAACGGAAGGTTGCTGTCACCAACACCCCGGGGATCGTCACCAAAGCGACCGCCGATATTGCTATGGCTTTGATACTTGCTGTTTCCCGAAGAATAATCGAGGCTGACAGATTCTTAAGAGCAGGAAAATTTGAAGGCTGGCGGTTCAATCTCTTTCAGGGCATTGATCTAAACCGAAAAGTCCTTGGAATAGTGGGTATGGGAAAAATAGGTAAAGAAGTGGCGCAAAGGGCCATCGGATTCGGTATGAGGATCATATACTACAGTCGTCATAGACTTCCCGAATCAGAGGAACGAATACTTTCAGCGACCTATTACCCCCTCGATGAGCTCTTGAAAATTGCTGACGTAGTTTCCTTACATGTTCCCCTGACTCCGGAAACTCGACACCTCATTAACAAAGAAAGACTGCAACTCTTAAAACCCGGTGCAATTCTAATAAACACCGCCCGTGGACCTGTCGTGGATGAACAGGCGCTCATTGAAGCATTGAAAGAGAAGAGGATATTTGGTGCGGGACTGGATGTATATGAAAATGAGCCCTATGTCCCACCTGAATTGATGGAACTCGATAATGTTGTTCTGCTCCCGCATATAGGTTCTGCTACGGTGGAAACTCGCCAAACAATGCTGATCGAAGCAATACAGAATATGCTGAAAGTACTCGAAGGGGAAAAACCTGACAGCTACGTATATTTACCTCAATTGGACGAAAATTAA
- a CDS encoding metal-sensing transcriptional repressor, whose protein sequence is MKEKHVHDIKHHRALKVLKTARGQIDGIMKMIEDGRYCIDISTQLLAVISLLKKANTEVINTHIETCIREAIETGNVDEKIEELEQLMKYIEKTL, encoded by the coding sequence ATGAAAGAAAAACATGTTCATGATATCAAGCATCACAGGGCATTGAAAGTACTCAAGACTGCCCGAGGGCAGATAGACGGGATCATGAAGATGATTGAAGATGGCAGGTACTGTATTGATATCTCAACGCAGCTCCTGGCTGTTATTTCACTTCTTAAGAAAGCGAATACCGAAGTAATTAACACCCACATTGAGACATGTATCCGAGAAGCTATCGAAACGGGAAACGTGGATGAAAAAATCGAAGAACTCGAGCAATTGATGAAATACATCGAGAAAACATTATGA
- a CDS encoding heavy-metal-associated domain-containing protein translates to MKLFIKGMTCNHCKMRVEKALSEVEGVESVEVNLNEGFAVIETSKDIPEELLKEVIEDTGYELVKVER, encoded by the coding sequence ATGAAATTGTTCATTAAAGGTATGACCTGTAATCACTGCAAGATGAGGGTGGAGAAAGCGCTTTCTGAGGTCGAAGGTGTTGAAAGTGTGGAAGTCAACTTAAATGAAGGCTTCGCCGTGATAGAGACCTCGAAGGATATACCAGAAGAGCTTCTCAAAGAAGTGATAGAAGACACCGGATATGAGTTGGTGAAGGTAGAGCGATAG
- a CDS encoding heavy metal translocating P-type ATPase — MGEKREYIVKGMTCASCVRTVEKAASKVAGVKNPVVSLATEKLVFEIDSEIDEKELFEKIKKAGYEIEKAREKRSVTLEIEGMTCASCVRAIEKSVGKLDGVDSVSVNLTTEKAVIEYNPTLVRLSDIKKAIEKAGYKAKSITTKSYDSDKERKEAIIRSYWRKFLYSAIFAVPLLIIAMGHMLGLRLPSVISPTENPLNFALVQLLLTIPIVIAGKDFYLKGIPNLFRGHPNMDTLVGLGTGAAVAYGVFATIQIALGNHAYAEDLYFETAGVIVALISLGKYFENLSKGRTSEALKKLMDLSPKTALLKNGEQFIEIPVEEVEVGDILLVKAGMSVPVDGVVLKGNSSIDQSMLTGESIPVDVKEGSEVVGGTVNLSGAIEIRATKVGSDTALAKIIKLVEDAQASKAPIARLADIISGYFVPVVLVIAAITFLTWFFLGYGFLFSFTMMISVLVIACPCALGLATPTAIMVGTGRGAEMGILFKSGEALEITHKVKAIIFDKTGTITEGKPVLTDVIPINGFKKEEILKLAASIGSMSSHPLDKAIVEAYNGKTLEVKNFKAIPGKGITAEVGGIEIKVGNSKLINHNNDSGEIVQNLSNSGKTPVLLWYDGKLAGVFGIADVIKPTSKKAIEELKKMGIKTFMVTGDSKRTAQAIAKQVGIDEVIAEVLPEDKSTKVKELKNIGYTVAMVGDGINDSPALAEADVGIAIGSGTDVALESADVVLMKNDLRDVVNAIKLSKATIRNVKQNLFWAFFYNMIGVPIAAGLFYVSFGIKLNPIIAGAAMAFSSVSVVTNALRLKRVKL, encoded by the coding sequence ATGGGTGAAAAGAGAGAATACATAGTTAAAGGTATGACTTGCGCTTCTTGCGTGAGAACCGTTGAAAAAGCAGCTTCGAAGGTTGCCGGTGTAAAGAACCCGGTTGTGAGCCTCGCCACCGAAAAGCTTGTCTTTGAAATCGATTCAGAAATTGATGAAAAGGAGCTTTTTGAAAAGATTAAGAAAGCAGGTTATGAGATTGAAAAGGCCCGTGAAAAACGAAGCGTTACTCTTGAAATTGAAGGTATGACTTGCGCTTCTTGTGTGAGGGCTATCGAGAAGTCCGTGGGAAAATTAGATGGTGTTGATTCTGTATCAGTCAATTTGACCACGGAAAAAGCCGTGATAGAGTATAATCCAACTCTGGTTAGACTTTCTGATATCAAAAAAGCCATAGAAAAAGCCGGATATAAGGCAAAGAGCATAACAACGAAAAGTTATGACAGCGACAAAGAAAGAAAAGAAGCCATAATACGCTCTTATTGGAGAAAATTCCTGTATTCCGCGATATTTGCTGTTCCTCTCTTGATAATAGCTATGGGTCATATGCTAGGATTACGCTTGCCTTCGGTTATTTCACCAACAGAAAATCCGCTGAATTTCGCGCTTGTTCAATTGCTCCTCACGATTCCGATAGTAATTGCTGGAAAGGACTTCTATCTAAAGGGTATTCCCAATTTGTTCAGAGGGCATCCGAATATGGATACTCTTGTAGGGCTTGGAACTGGGGCTGCAGTGGCTTACGGCGTGTTTGCAACAATACAAATAGCGCTGGGTAACCATGCTTACGCAGAAGATCTGTATTTTGAAACCGCGGGTGTAATTGTTGCTTTGATCTCTCTTGGAAAGTATTTCGAAAATCTCTCCAAAGGCCGAACATCTGAAGCTTTAAAAAAACTCATGGATCTCTCCCCAAAGACGGCGCTATTGAAAAATGGGGAGCAGTTCATTGAAATACCCGTCGAAGAAGTGGAAGTTGGCGATATACTGCTTGTGAAGGCTGGCATGTCTGTCCCTGTTGATGGTGTGGTGTTGAAAGGTAACAGTTCAATAGATCAATCTATGCTTACAGGAGAGTCAATTCCTGTGGACGTAAAAGAAGGTTCCGAAGTCGTGGGCGGCACAGTTAACCTGAGCGGTGCTATAGAAATAAGGGCTACCAAGGTAGGAAGTGATACCGCACTGGCGAAGATAATCAAGCTGGTTGAAGACGCCCAAGCTTCAAAAGCCCCTATAGCAAGGTTAGCGGATATAATCAGTGGTTACTTCGTGCCTGTTGTGCTTGTGATTGCAGCTATTACATTTCTTACATGGTTTTTCCTTGGTTATGGTTTCTTGTTCTCCTTCACTATGATGATTTCTGTCCTTGTTATAGCTTGCCCCTGTGCCCTCGGATTGGCAACACCCACCGCGATAATGGTAGGTACTGGCCGTGGCGCTGAAATGGGTATTCTTTTCAAAAGCGGCGAAGCCCTCGAAATAACCCATAAAGTAAAAGCGATAATTTTTGATAAAACTGGAACGATAACCGAGGGAAAGCCGGTACTCACAGATGTAATTCCCATAAACGGTTTTAAGAAGGAAGAGATATTGAAATTGGCTGCAAGCATAGGTTCTATGAGTTCACATCCTCTTGATAAAGCTATTGTCGAAGCCTATAACGGGAAAACATTAGAGGTGAAGAACTTTAAAGCGATCCCAGGAAAAGGTATCACGGCGGAAGTGGGAGGCATAGAAATTAAAGTTGGTAATTCAAAGTTAATTAACCACAACAATGATTCAGGGGAAATAGTTCAAAATCTTTCCAATTCGGGAAAAACGCCAGTCCTTTTGTGGTACGATGGAAAACTTGCCGGTGTATTTGGCATCGCAGACGTTATAAAACCAACCTCGAAGAAAGCTATTGAAGAACTGAAAAAAATGGGAATTAAAACTTTTATGGTAACCGGGGACAGTAAAAGAACAGCACAAGCAATAGCGAAGCAAGTAGGAATAGACGAAGTTATAGCCGAAGTGCTTCCTGAGGATAAGTCCACAAAGGTAAAAGAGCTTAAGAATATAGGCTATACCGTCGCAATGGTAGGAGACGGAATCAACGATTCGCCGGCTTTGGCAGAAGCTGATGTTGGTATCGCTATAGGTTCAGGGACAGATGTGGCTCTTGAATCAGCGGATGTAGTGCTCATGAAAAACGATTTGAGAGACGTTGTTAACGCGATAAAACTCTCCAAGGCGACGATTAGAAATGTGAAGCAAAACCTTTTCTGGGCTTTCTTTTACAACATGATCGGCGTACCCATCGCAGCCGGTTTGTTCTATGTGTCGTTTGGCATTAAACTGAACCCAATAATTGCCGGAGCTGCTATGGCTTTTTCCAGTGTCAGTGTCGTGACCAATGCCCTCAGGCTAAAAAGAGTCAAGTTGTAA
- a CDS encoding (2Fe-2S) ferredoxin domain-containing protein: MVVKVCCQEGSCCFEKGSEAVKVIKNKFPKLDVIESGCLGVCKAVVAEVDGELYSNLNTKELIQLIESKM, encoded by the coding sequence ATGGTAGTTAAGGTATGCTGTCAAGAAGGTAGCTGCTGTTTTGAAAAAGGTTCTGAAGCCGTGAAAGTAATAAAGAATAAGTTTCCAAAGTTAGATGTTATCGAGTCGGGCTGCCTTGGAGTATGTAAAGCCGTAGTGGCAGAAGTCGACGGAGAACTGTATTCTAATTTGAATACCAAAGAGCTTATACAGCTTATTGAAAGCAAGATGTGA
- a CDS encoding SHOCT domain-containing protein produces the protein MHWYWWGWPGFSAFGWLPMIIMLVVYVLVAVVVIYFLAKIFRAGHASSEYSRNSERNRALETLKERYARGEITDEEFNRMRKNLER, from the coding sequence ATGCATTGGTATTGGTGGGGATGGCCTGGATTTAGCGCTTTTGGCTGGTTACCGATGATAATTATGCTTGTTGTATATGTTCTAGTTGCTGTGGTTGTCATTTATTTTCTTGCCAAGATATTTCGAGCGGGCCATGCTTCTTCGGAATATAGCAGAAATAGCGAACGAAACCGGGCTCTTGAGACGTTGAAGGAAAGATACGCTCGCGGTGAAATTACTGACGAAGAGTTCAACAGAATGAGGAAGAACCTTGAACGGTAA
- a CDS encoding SHOCT domain-containing protein: MMFFGWFIFLILIVFLFKPDYIRSFFGDRGTEERRSRAEEILKERYARGEIDEEEYMRRLNNLKGGE; encoded by the coding sequence ATGATGTTTTTTGGGTGGTTTATCTTTTTGATTCTCATTGTCTTTCTTTTCAAACCTGATTATATAAGAAGTTTCTTTGGTGATAGAGGAACCGAAGAAAGAAGAAGCAGGGCTGAAGAGATTTTGAAAGAACGCTATGCCAGAGGCGAGATCGATGAAGAAGAGTACATGAGAAGACTTAATAATCTTAAAGGAGGCGAATAA
- a CDS encoding manganese efflux pump MntP family protein yields the protein MDIVLIAVALAMDAFAVSISIGLSQKTIPFRTAFRTSLNFGSFQFFMPVIGWYVASSFSKYIQAFDHWIAFFLLVGIGGKMIIETFEEGDRSNSKDRTKGLALVMLSIATSIDALAVGVAFAFVDRTIFFPSVIIGIVAFGFSYLGIKGGAKFGKLLGKKTEILGGIILIFIGVKILIEHLSI from the coding sequence ATGGACATTGTCCTCATCGCCGTGGCACTGGCTATGGATGCCTTTGCAGTATCTATATCCATTGGGTTATCGCAGAAAACCATTCCCTTCAGGACCGCTTTCAGGACGTCCCTTAATTTTGGCTCATTCCAGTTTTTCATGCCTGTAATCGGCTGGTATGTGGCCTCGAGCTTCTCAAAGTATATCCAGGCCTTTGATCACTGGATAGCGTTCTTTCTCCTCGTAGGTATCGGTGGAAAGATGATCATCGAAACTTTCGAAGAAGGTGATAGAAGCAATTCAAAAGATAGAACAAAAGGTCTTGCTCTGGTTATGCTTTCCATTGCAACCTCAATCGATGCCCTGGCGGTGGGCGTTGCCTTCGCTTTTGTGGATCGTACCATTTTCTTTCCTTCGGTAATCATCGGCATCGTCGCCTTCGGATTCTCATATCTAGGAATAAAGGGCGGCGCAAAATTTGGCAAACTTCTGGGGAAGAAAACAGAAATTCTTGGAGGCATCATACTGATATTCATAGGAGTAAAGATACTCATAGAACACCTGAGTATTTAG
- a CDS encoding glycoside hydrolase family 36 protein: MKLKIPGVEVISLSPEGEAFEVQNGDIQFSYQLKRECGSVEIWISIRNLSDEKKKLGNFKIVELLEIDGPLYLNNWQSWLPFKRFESLPNLPAILNFAQTNEVSLFTASPIPELLMSGKIPSDYFIAGEKFLIGALASKISHPYFLWDEGRRAVGVYVELFGKPLESGKVLELEPFIVLEGKYQENLERYALKVAEYNGAKFKAFEGVGWCSWYHYFTEITYDDLKKNVKILKKLREEKGIPYSLVQLDDGYQKDIGDWTDTNEKFPTLEEIASTIKSAGFKAGLWLAPFSVAETSSLFHKHPEWLVKNPDGKPKVVYRNWNKNIYALDTTHPGALDFLKNTLKEIRTAGFSYIKIDFLFAGMVPGLRYDTKTTPVEAYHRGLTTIREALGEGIFILGCGAPLLPSVGYMDGMRIGADTDPEWKGNLPDLGMPSAKYAIRNAITRYFMNKAFWHNDPDTMILRNDAGLTESERELYAFTSGLLNNMLLQSDDMTRVDESGIEILKEAIELSGGRPRVYYVSDELFVIAVKGGRHFNSIAVVNIGDDSTQINVPPSALSWSGVELSDNLINMEPRSVKLFKTASNTIELNKSVKLKEDGRKVNYYEEE, translated from the coding sequence GTGAAACTCAAAATCCCGGGTGTTGAAGTGATTTCACTTTCACCGGAAGGGGAGGCTTTTGAGGTACAAAACGGTGATATACAGTTCAGCTATCAGTTAAAGAGAGAGTGCGGATCAGTAGAGATCTGGATATCCATCAGAAATCTCTCCGATGAGAAGAAGAAGCTGGGGAACTTTAAAATAGTGGAACTGCTTGAAATCGATGGCCCTCTGTACTTGAACAACTGGCAGTCGTGGCTACCATTCAAGCGGTTCGAGAGTCTTCCCAACCTACCAGCAATCCTCAACTTTGCACAGACAAACGAGGTCTCTCTGTTTACCGCCTCCCCCATTCCGGAGCTGCTCATGAGCGGGAAGATACCCAGTGATTATTTCATCGCCGGTGAAAAATTCCTGATCGGGGCTCTCGCTTCAAAAATATCTCACCCCTATTTCTTGTGGGACGAAGGGAGAAGAGCCGTAGGAGTATACGTGGAGCTCTTCGGGAAACCCCTTGAATCCGGAAAAGTGCTTGAACTCGAACCTTTCATAGTTCTTGAGGGAAAGTATCAGGAAAACCTCGAGAGGTACGCTCTGAAAGTGGCGGAATACAACGGTGCAAAATTCAAGGCCTTTGAAGGTGTGGGTTGGTGCAGTTGGTATCACTATTTCACAGAGATTACTTACGATGACCTGAAAAAGAATGTCAAGATACTAAAAAAGTTGAGGGAAGAAAAGGGAATTCCATACAGCCTTGTACAGCTTGATGACGGCTATCAGAAGGATATAGGTGACTGGACGGATACGAACGAGAAGTTTCCAACATTGGAAGAGATAGCTTCCACCATCAAATCTGCTGGATTTAAGGCGGGGTTGTGGCTCGCTCCCTTCAGTGTTGCCGAGACCTCAAGTCTGTTCCATAAACACCCCGAATGGTTGGTCAAGAATCCTGATGGAAAGCCAAAAGTCGTTTACAGGAACTGGAATAAAAATATTTACGCTCTAGATACAACACATCCTGGTGCCCTCGATTTTCTGAAAAATACTTTGAAGGAAATAAGAACTGCAGGTTTTAGCTACATCAAAATAGATTTCCTTTTTGCCGGAATGGTACCCGGTTTGAGGTACGACACCAAAACCACACCTGTTGAGGCTTACCACAGGGGACTCACTACTATCAGGGAAGCACTGGGGGAGGGTATATTCATTCTTGGATGTGGAGCTCCGCTCTTACCCAGTGTAGGTTATATGGACGGTATGAGGATAGGTGCCGATACCGATCCAGAATGGAAGGGAAATCTTCCGGATCTCGGTATGCCCAGCGCAAAATACGCCATCAGGAACGCCATAACACGCTATTTCATGAACAAAGCGTTTTGGCACAACGATCCTGATACCATGATTCTGAGAAACGATGCGGGACTCACAGAAAGCGAACGGGAGCTCTACGCCTTCACCAGCGGCTTGCTGAACAACATGCTGCTCCAGAGTGATGACATGACCCGGGTCGATGAAAGCGGGATAGAAATATTGAAAGAAGCCATTGAACTTTCAGGTGGTCGACCAAGGGTGTACTACGTCTCAGACGAACTCTTTGTTATCGCGGTGAAGGGTGGTAGGCATTTCAACAGCATTGCGGTCGTAAATATTGGCGATGATTCCACACAAATCAATGTTCCTCCGAGTGCACTGAGCTGGTCCGGCGTCGAACTTTCAGATAACCTGATCAATATGGAACCACGCTCAGTAAAGCTGTTTAAAACAGCTTCAAACACCATTGAATTGAACAAGAGCGTGAAATTGAAGGAAGACGGCAGGAAGGTAAACTACTACGAAGAGGAATGA